cacAAGAAATACTCAGAGCAAGCTGGCAGCAAGTTCAGCATGACCCTAGCTTTAATGGCAGATGTACTGAATTACAATCACCCAAGTCTGTAGGTCCTCAGTGGCAAGGGGAGCATGCCTGCACCTGAGGGCAGGGTGTGACGCTGCCCTTCCAACAGTGGGTCACATCGCAAGAGTCATGCACTCATCCTTACTGTGAAAATTGGCTGGATGCTTTCATCAGAAAACCacttttcatcagaaaattgGTTTTCATCAGAAAGTGCCAGTGTGAGCAAaatctttgggtttttgttggggAGGCACGTTTCTGGGAATTTTTCTCAGGGAAGGCTTCTTCATTTCACAGCAATAGTTGGGACAAGAGAGGGCAGTGACCCAGCACCCGGTGCTCCAGGCACTCCCACAGGCTGGGACAGAGCCAGGTGCCTGCTTCGGAGCAGGAGCTGGGTCTCTCCCGAGACAGGCAAGTGCTCCAAGTGCTGAGCTGCTGAATAATTGGAAGTGGGAGGTCTGTCCTCTGAATCTCTCTGCAGACATTCACTGAAACAGGTGGTTCAGCCTCAAGCCCAAATCCGAGGGGAACACCTTAAGCCACTGGGCTGGGGACTGTCTCGCTCTTTGCAGCACTGTGCCCGGGCTGTGGGCAGACCTTGTGTAGCAGTCTCAGGGACTTTGTCTGCAGGTCCCTTAATGCTGATCTCTCGTGCTGAGACCTCGGTTATGTCAGAATTTCAAGTTCCACATTTTTGTTAAGAAAGAGTTTGATTTGATGTGCACAGAGAAACACTTGAAATACATGGCCCAAAAGGCTCAAGTAACAAGGACCAAGtggagaagaacaaaaataaaattttagaaatataattattttgaagCTTATGTAAGTATCTTTGTATGCAATGCCTCTcatgtttagggttttttatttttttaacatatacgTTTGACAGGGAGGGAAATCTTCACTACAGGGGGAAGTGGGCAGCATTGAAACTTCTTCCTTGAAAGTACTGTGGAGCTGCTGACCATACAAAAATATGTGTGCAAAGCAACACAAGAACTGGGGTGTTTAGAGGTGATCTGGCTTTTGACATCTAATGCCAGAGCAGGGAGATGGCATCAAAGCCTGCAAGAATCTAGAGGAGAGTCAGAATTTCTTCTCAGGAGACCAGAGGACAAAGGCAGGGTCAAGAAGTCACACAACACACAGTGGAGAATTTTTCTGAGGTACAGGGAAGTACCTGTACAGGGAAGTACCAGTGAAAGGGACCCTGTACGCAGTACAGGGAAGTACCAGTGAAAGGGACCCTGCAAGccaaaccaaaatgtttctgaaagatgCCTGCAATTTTTAGACAGACCATACAGTTCAACGAGTCCAGCTGGATTTGAActccagcatttctttttgaaattttccttttgccaaAGAAACCTTtggcaaagaaaatgtttctccaGAAGAAAGATACTGCAGTTGGCTTTTCGACAGCAAATTTCTATAAATCCTAGTGAAGGAGACTCACTTTAATTTGACCGCATAGAATTACTCACTGAGACCTTCCTTCGTTTCTTGTCTTGTGCCCCGAGTTGACATTAGTATATGGCCCCAAAATCCTCTGCAACTGCAGATATTTCCCCATACTCAAGTAAtttctgcacaggaaaaaaaaaatctacttgcTGTTTGAAAGAAACACATATACACACTTAAATAAACATATACATCTTGTAAAGAACAACTGTTtccatatattttcattataccACTGCTTTTTGTAATCAAAAGCCTAAGATATTGTTTATTTAATGGCATGGTtatacacacattaaaaaaaaaatgctagtcTTTTAATACTAGAGAAGTGCAATGGGGGTGTCCTTTGTGATTGCCATTCATactattttttgtttagaactctaaaagacaaaaagaaatcaaattgttatgaaaactaaaaaaaagttttcctgtgGCCCAGTTTCATAAAGCTACATAGGAAAATGTAATcataaaaatgtatctgttaGATTACAAGATGAAGAAATCCAGTTAGTTAGTATGAGAGCTAGCTATTTTGcttacaaaaagtaaaaagcagtaTGCAGTTGTTAATGTACATGTTTATGGCCATGAGTTGGTATAGGTTGATCTTTTTTGAGAATATACAGGTTTGATACAGACCTATTTTGATAGAGACCTATTTGATAGGATGAGagcaaatggcctcaagttgcgccaggggaggtttagactggatattaggaaattttacttcactgaaggggttatcaagcattggaacaggctgcccagggaagtggttgagtcaccatccctggaagtatttaaaagacatttggatgaggtgcttagggacatggtttagtggtggtcttggtaccattaggtttacggttggactcgatgatcttaaaagtcttttccaacctatacgattctgtgattctgtgattttgggCAGGATGCTATCCTATTCTGGTCGgacttgtttttctcttattccaatggctgattaattcttgattgcttttttccatctgtgtgtgtgtctttctgcacattttttttttgttttcttgaatggaaaaaaaacctcaaaacccTAAGCAGAGTTACAGCATCCGGTTGGACTCAAATACATAGTTAAAagtttcagaaagagaaaaattgcctttttttttggtgtttatttttacaatgctgtaatcaaggggaaaaaactgcaaggaaaagcagctgcagctgaaagaagCAAAGTGCAAAGAGTATGAAACATGTTTTTGCTGTTACTGTTTTTGATTTCATGTGAGGCTAATAATAGGTCATACCTAGATGATATTGAAACATGGTCCAGGGGACAGGAAGACATTTAATTAGTGAAAAAAAGGCCTCTGGCAGGTTAATTGATACACAGATCTGTTTTCTAAAAGCCTGTTCAGACCCTCTTATTCTCAGGACAGCCTTCGGACAGAGCCTGGCTTGTTCAGATTGCAATAGGTTAATAACAATACTGAGAAAGACTAGCactttgctgaaaataattgtGCATTAGCTAAAAGAGGGGATTGTTTCATCCCATTAAAATGAACTCTGTGTAGCAGAGCATTATCGCTCCACTCTACTGAAAGTAAACATTTCAGCATTCACAATGTTAGCTGTCAGCTGTTGATAGTGGGAAGAGTGGAGAAAAGCCAGAGCCCACCATCAGCTCTGGATGGTGTGTATTTCAGCTCTTCATTACAGTGGCAGGCAAAGATGCCAGCTTGGTTCTTCTGTGTTGGATGACCGGAGCTTCAGATACTGCCAAGCCTCTTATGCTCAGCTGAGCGAAGGTTGCCAGGCTGCTCTCGCGCCTGCGTTTTTGATGTAGTTCTGCAGGAAGATGGGAGACATAAATAGCAAAGCTGTAGGTTTGTGAACCTACACAGGATAAACATGTCAGAGTGTGGGAGGGCAGATGGAGTCTTCTGAAAGTCATCTCTACTGGTAGTCCGTTAATGAGGAACAATTTTCACTCCTCTTTGCTCCCACACCAAAACTCATACACAGAAGGACTTTGGAGAGTTTCCTTTCCTTATGCACCAAATAGAGAGTGCTGGGGGAATTAGGTGCCAAATTAGCTATTAAACACCTTAATGTCTTTGTAGGTCTATTCCAAGGCTAAATTCTCCATAGGCTTCACTGACTTTCCTTAAATTTTTAGTGGCACAAAAATTATATACATGCACATCAGAATCTAGAATGCTTCCTGCCAGATAGGTCTCTTAAGGCAAGCTACATCTTAGATTCCATACATGGTGGTCCAAGTAGTAATGTAcctttcagagaaagcaaatttgCACATTggagttttttccttcttgccattgctgctgctttgctcaaGCCATAGCTATTCTTCTATGGGTTCTCTTCCTAATGTCTCAGCCTGATCCTTTTGCGCACGTGCAAGGATAGTATCAGGAGCTGCAGATCACCTGCAACCATTGCCCTTAGGTGTGAGATCAAGCATATCCCGATGAGAGAttcccaggcagcagagctTTGGGACAGTATTGGTCTGATGGCTGGTTTCTTGGTAATAAGGTGAGAAGTTACAGTGGCACAGGCAAGAGTCCTTCCACTGACTTTGTGAGCTTTGGCCCTGGCCCACAGAGCCAGATTTGTGCGGTGGTGTGAAAGCATCTTGGGTCCGTATCTGATGGGAGAGCCTGACAGCTTAATTATGCTGTGATAGGAGCGAAGCCCctaaaaccaaatattttgtCCTATGTGCTATGATTGTgacaaaaatacttatttttgaCCAAATGAGTTTGGTGAGGCAGTTATAAATTAAGCTCCTTCTAGTCTTCACACCTATCAAAATTAGGAAGTTAAAGACAGGCTATCTGAGCTACTACACTAGTAAAACAAGATTATCCTTCCTCCGTGCAATATGCTTTAAATCTTGACAGCAATTTCAATGGGAcaagtaatttttctctctgtatcaGCATGACCCCCTGGGAAACATCATATGCCAATTGAACGtggaatacaaaaaaaatctataaatacAAGGCACTACAACCTTTCATTGTGTTTAATACAAGGACCATAAACGCCAGCTCTAAGgtttccttttcacattttttcttcctattgaCATCTCTTTAGTCATTGTCTCAATCTCTTCTTAAATGTTAAATGAGGAGGGTGCCTCAGCATTTTGGTTATCATATTGAGGTAACTCAAGACTTTATACTCGATGTGATGACACTGCTCTTGCTGCCGGCGGTGCAGCAGCCCTTGAAACATGTATCCAGTCACTCCCCAACATTTTGGGGAAAGCTGTAGTTAGCGAAGAGAGAAAGTCTCATCActcctttgctgttttctttcacagcagggaaaaaactgTGCATAAACACTTAGAGAGGGATGAAGTTAGGATGTGGTGCTGTGCAGTAAAAATTTCCTTGGCTCTGCCTAGCAAAAGACACCTGTGGTGGGCATGTGGGCAGAACTGTTTATAGATGTGCCAAGTTCTCAGATTCTCCAGTGGTGAAATGGGGACCAGATTGACACTCGCCACTCTTGAGTGATATTTTATTGCTATAATTTAGCATAGGTGAGCAAAATGAGGTTTTACATTGGTACCTAATACCTGTTGCATCCAGTGGGAGTCACACACCCCACTAGCATGGAGGGACTCCTACATGCTTACAAGAGTTTTCATGAACTGTTTGGAATCAAACTGGCTCACTGAATAAATACACACTTCCGTTAAATAAATATACACTTGTCTTCCGCTCAAAGCCCCCAGAGCATTAACACTTTTATATGAGCATTTACAGAGGAAACAGTACTAGCCCTATAATTGTCCACATCAAAAACTGTTTATTTAGAGAAGCTGATTATTATTCAGCTGGAGTTACTAACAGTGATGTAGCAGAGAATTGCCATAGTATTTGTGCTGTTGAATTAACAATCAAAGAGCAGCCATCACCAGCATTATTGTGTATTGCTGTTCCAATGCACCAAGGCTGGCTTGTTTACAGGCATCATAACTAAAGAACCAGagttctctttattttccagtaagTGAGCCTGCAGCGAAGAGCACCTCTTCCAGTGCCTCAGAATGCTTGGGAAGGGCATCGTGGTCATTAGTTGTTACAGGtgatgtaattaaaaatgcCTATCTCTCCAGACCCTCCCTCTAGtggtactttttcttttagaaataccTACATTTAACAGTACTTTATATAAGCTTCTGACTATAGGGCTAGTGTGTTAATAAATGCTCACtggaatataaaaaatattctatattCTGTGAATAATAGATTATAGATGACTCCAAGCACATAACATAAAATGCTGTAGGTGTTTATGAGCCATTTATAAGCAATTTATTATTGAtcaggaagggagggagggatcaCCCATTTATTAAAATCCATGAATCCTGTACTAATCCTTTCTAAAGCGTGTTAAAGGCTTGGTTAGAAATGAGGTGTGAGACACTGGCCTTTCAGCAGTGGGCTGTCTGGCCGACAGCTGATATGATCACACGAAATTCTTGGCAGCCTTGGGATACTCCTGAGCATTGTTGACCTGTCCTGCAGCCAAACATGTAGCTAGTAGCTCTGGTTTTAGTTATCCATTCCAGCTGCTGTTAGCAGTGATGAATTTACATTGGTACCTCACAATTCATATCGATTTCACGTGGTGCTTTCAGAACTGCCACTCTCTGTTTCTTTGGTTCACTCTCTGGCTaaatctttttctccccccttttctgtgtttccccctcctcttctcctcagGGCGAATGCTCACGGAAGTGCTATAACATCTTTGTGCTGGAGACGGTGTGTGTGGCATGGTTTTCATTTGAGTTCCTGCTGCGATCCATCCAGGCAGAGAACAAGTGTGCTTTCCTGAAAACCCCGCTCAACATCATTGACATCCTGGCCATCTTGCCTTTCTATATCTCTCTCATTGTGGATATGGTCTCCacaaaaaacagcagcaagccCGGTGGAGGAGCTGGGAACAAGTACCTGGAACGAGTGGGGCTGGTGCTGCGCTTCCTGCGGGCTCTGCGCATCCTGTACGTGATGAGGTTGGCACGGCACTCGCTGGGGCTGCAGACACTGGGGCTCACTGTGCGCCGGTGCACCAGGGAGTTTGggctcctcctgcttttcctttgtgtcGCCATGGCCCTCTTCTCACCGCTGGTGTACTTGGCTGAGAGCGAACTGGGAGCCAAGCAAGAATTCACAAGCGTCCCCACCAGTTACTGGTGGGCTGTGATCTCCATGACAACTGTTGGCTACGGGGACATGGTGCCTCGTAGCATCCCCGGACAGGTGGTAGCCCTGAGCAGTATCTTGAGTGGGATTTTGCTGATGGCTTTCCCAGTCACATCCATCTTTCATACTTTTTCCCGTTCCTACAGTGagctgaaggagcagcagcaacgAGCAGCAAGCAGGCAGATGCGCCAGCTAGAAGAGACCACCAAACTCCCAGGTGGTGACAGTACACAGGGGCTCAGTGTCACATTCCCACCAgatgctgctgggcaggagggtCAGCCCGCAGCGGACCAGGAAGCCAAGAGAAGTTGTTGACTCAACAGCTGAAGGCATATGTTCGCAGCACAAGAAGCAGTGGACAAGGAGGGTCAGTTCTGCAAGAAGAACCTCCTGAACTGCATAAATGAGGAGCAGACACACACAAGGTTGTCTCCAAAGACCAACTTCTGATCTTAAGGGCCCTCTGAAAAGTGCCCCTAGAAACTCTACCAAGTACAGCTCTGCTCCATCGCTTTTCGTagggcttttcttttctattgaACAAGTATTTTTGGCAGCCCCCAAAGAGCAGCCGTTGAACGTAGACAGCCGGGAGAACGTAATGTGAAGCACAACCTGTGCTGGGGTGCCATATGGCAGAGCAGCCAGTGTGCCACCTTCTCCCTGCTCGGTGACACTCCATGTGTGAGGGGCTGAATGAGGGAGCTCCCCGTGCTGCGATGCCCCATGCACAGGGGGTTTGTTTCAGCAGCTCCACCAGGGAATGCAAACCTCAAGACAAGCAAAGGTGTGAGGgcaagagaagagcagaaacatCCCTTCACCTTTCCCAGGGGcttggttttgtctgttttacaGATCAGGCAGtgcagcctgggctgccagctgccagctctgacTTGTGTCATAGCACAGTATGCATTATTTAGTAAATATGCATATTTACCACCCTAAGCTTTGTATCTTAGCCCCATGACAGAAATATACATAGACAATCTTCCTGACTATGGTACTGAATgttaacttgtttttttttcctttgctaacAGTTGAATATAACAAATATCTTTACAAATCACACCATTTCTCCACTTTCTGTTTCTATTCCATCTATTTCCAGCTCTCATGTatcaaaaaatgtgtttaacaGATGACTAAACCTGAACTACACGCAGCCCAAGAAGGGGAGGGTGCTGTTAAACCAGCAGCAACTCCCAGCTCTCCATATTCTTCCTCAGCAGTGGTGGCTGCACTGACTGCCGTCGTGCAAACAGGAGTAATCCAAAcccagtgaagtcaatggaCACCTTCAGTGGGCTCTGGCCCGAGCTGCAGCGTAGCAGCTGTGCTCTACATTAGgagtagtctttttttttttcctactaagAAAAAGACATTCCTGTCATCTAAAAATTAGAATTATTGTTCTTGCTCTTCTCCCTAATTCTCAAAAGATTTAAGTcaatttaaagggaaaatgaatCATATGGTGGCATCTACATATTCATTTACCGATGCCAGCCCCATGAGCTCTCTAGCCCCCTCCCTGGAGGAGCTGTGTAGCTGGTCCAAGTCAGCGTGCTATGTGGGTCTTTCAGTGCTCCTACAGGTGGGATACAATCAGGGGATGGAGGGAAGTGGAGCACAACTGTCTTGTATCTATGCCTGCACTTGTATTAAAGCCATGTAGTGTCGCCCTCCATATTCGCCTCCTGCCAGGAAGGGAACAAAAGCCAATGTATTGAAGATGGGATTTgtctggtttgggggttttttgcctcaGCATATGTTGTAACACCAATCCTACATTAGCAAACTCCAGTATTAAGCCATTCCTTATAGGAATGGAGCAAGGGAAAGTAAAAGGttacactttattttaataaaaattagaagCTTTGTTGCTGAATGCTTGCCTCTGATGATTCGGGTGCGGGGGGAGATGGTGTTTCACCATGCTGATGTGAAGCCATGCGTGCTGGTGCTCCAGCCAGGGTCCCATGCCACTGGCCCTCTCTGGCCCATAGCAGCCCTGATACTGCTCCCTGATACTGATCCTGGCCATAGCCAGGCCAGACAGCTGTGAGCACCGCAGCCTGGTCACTGGGCCAGGTTACACAACTCGAAGCAGCAGGTGTGTTACACACACCACTCGCTGGTGAGTGCTGAGAGATGGAGGTAGCAAAACTGAGCCCCTCTACCCTGCAGGCTGCATCTGGATCTCCAAACCCCTAGCTGTATTGAACTACAAGCAAACCGAATGCAGCCACACATGCCAGGGCTCTGCCCATCGTTGACAGCCTACCACCACCAGGAGTGCATCCGCTCCTTGTGCCAGGTGAGCAGGGCCAAGGGCTGGAGGATGGCACCT
Above is a genomic segment from Ciconia boyciana chromosome 2, ASM3463844v1, whole genome shotgun sequence containing:
- the KCNG2 gene encoding voltage-gated potassium channel regulatory subunit KCNG2; its protein translation is MYHEMALLTGNADPEFGSYSFNNLENLCEVQTKKGFFYKKAKLLHPGEDLCCLARLDDRTRFVIINVGGIKYKVPWTTLENCPLTRLGKLKSCNNYDEIMNICDDYDVSCNEFFFDRNPSAFRTIMTFLTAGKLRLLREMCALSFQEELVYWGIEEDHLEWCCKKRLRQKEEEAAEARLYEGEMVFSETTQCAFQDNSRLSLCMQKLRDMVENPHSGIPGKIFACISVSFVAITAVSLCISTMPDVREEEDRGECSRKCYNIFVLETVCVAWFSFEFLLRSIQAENKCAFLKTPLNIIDILAILPFYISLIVDMVSTKNSSKPGGGAGNKYLERVGLVLRFLRALRILYVMRLARHSLGLQTLGLTVRRCTREFGLLLLFLCVAMALFSPLVYLAESELGAKQEFTSVPTSYWWAVISMTTVGYGDMVPRSIPGQVVALSSILSGILLMAFPVTSIFHTFSRSYSELKEQQQRAASRQMRQLEETTKLPGGDSTQGLSVTFPPDAAGQEGQPAADQEAKRSC